A stretch of DNA from Dehalobacter sp.:
ATTTTAACCGCTGTACTGTGGAAATCAATCATCCCTTCGTCTCGCATTTTACAGAGTTCACGGGAAAGGGAAGGGCGGGATACGTTGATGAAATCGGCCAAATCATTTCGGTTGAGGTTTAACTGAAATGTATGATGGCCTGCCTTCTCATATTCATCGAGTAAGTAGGCGCTGATCTTGCCCCGGAGACTCTTGATTGAAAGGTATTCTACCTTTTTATTAAGCATTAATGCCCTGTTCGATAAGACTTTCAGCATATTCATGATCAATTTCTTATGGCTGATGCATACTTTCTCACAGCAGCCGACAATTTTGTCCTGAGGAAAAAACATCACCGCACAGTTCGATTGGGCGATGACTGTGACCGGCCAGGACTTTGTACCGGAATAGGCGGCCATTTCTCCGAACATTTCTCCGGGGCCG
This window harbors:
- a CDS encoding Crp/Fnr family transcriptional regulator — encoded protein: FDGIEPSEILGILHCMDIKIYDYKKNECLTLAGETLSKIGIVLSGNVSSTKETVSGNRVLISVLGPGEMFGEMAAYSGTKSWPVTVIAQSNCAVMFFPQDKIVGCCEKVCISHKKLIMNMLKVLSNRALMLNKKVEYLSIKSLRGKISAYLLDEYEKAGHHTFQLNLNRNDLADFINVSRPSLSRELCKMRDEGMIDFHSTAVKIKDYEVLKKFSE